In Clostridium swellfunianum, a genomic segment contains:
- the greA gene encoding transcription elongation factor GreA produces the protein MSDSKKFLMTYEGVKKLEEELEYLKTIKRVEIKEKIKVARGYGDLSENAEYDEAKNEQAFVEGRIAQLENMLRNASVVDEADISTDKVSVGSKVKVKDFEFDEELELLIVGSAEANPMESKISNESPVGKALIGRKVGEIVEVPVPDGVNKYEILEIKSA, from the coding sequence ATGAGTGATTCAAAAAAATTTTTGATGACTTATGAAGGCGTAAAAAAATTAGAAGAAGAATTAGAGTATCTTAAGACTATAAAAAGAGTTGAGATAAAAGAAAAAATCAAGGTAGCACGCGGCTATGGAGACCTAAGCGAAAATGCTGAATACGACGAAGCTAAGAATGAACAAGCTTTCGTTGAAGGAAGAATAGCACAGCTTGAAAACATGCTTAGAAATGCTTCAGTAGTCGATGAAGCAGATATTTCTACTGATAAGGTAAGTGTAGGTTCAAAGGTTAAAGTTAAAGACTTTGAATTCGATGAAGAGTTGGAGCTTTTAATAGTTGGTTCAGCTGAAGCAAATCCAATGGAAAGTAAGATTTCTAACGAATCACCAGTTGGAAAAGCTCTAATTGGAAGAAAAGTTGGGGAAATCGTGGAAGTTCCAGTACCAGATGGAGTTAATAAGTACGAAATTCTTGAAATAAAGAGTGCGTAA
- the dusB gene encoding tRNA dihydrouridine synthase DusB has protein sequence MKIANLKFNNNVFLAPMAGVTDIAFRGLCVEMGCGLVYTEMVSAKGLYYGSENTEELLRVSEEEKPVAVQIFGSEPLIMAKACDHFNNNDDICIIDINMGCPVSKIVKNGEGSALMRNPKLAAEIVSEVKKASSKPVTVKFRKGFNDREINAVDFAKAMEQAGVDAIAVHGRTREQMYEGKADWDIIRQVKEAVKVPVIGNGDVFSVEAAKKIVEQTKCDGIMVARGAQGNPWLFKQINQALKGEEVIYPTDDEVIDMCIRHLKLAIHYYGEARAVREMRKHISWYIKGMKNCTDVKNLINTEKSIEGVYRILYDYKEILKQ, from the coding sequence ATGAAGATAGCAAACCTAAAATTTAATAATAATGTTTTTTTGGCGCCTATGGCTGGAGTAACAGATATAGCCTTTAGAGGACTTTGTGTTGAAATGGGCTGCGGACTTGTATACACAGAGATGGTAAGCGCAAAAGGGCTTTACTATGGAAGCGAAAATACAGAGGAACTACTAAGGGTCTCCGAGGAAGAAAAACCTGTAGCTGTCCAGATATTTGGAAGCGAACCGCTTATAATGGCAAAGGCTTGCGACCATTTTAATAATAATGACGATATATGTATAATTGACATAAACATGGGCTGCCCTGTTTCTAAGATAGTAAAAAATGGGGAAGGCTCAGCATTAATGAGAAACCCAAAGCTTGCTGCAGAAATAGTTAGTGAAGTTAAAAAGGCTTCATCCAAACCTGTTACTGTTAAATTTAGAAAAGGCTTTAATGATAGAGAAATTAATGCTGTAGATTTTGCAAAAGCGATGGAGCAGGCTGGAGTGGATGCAATTGCGGTTCATGGAAGAACTAGAGAGCAAATGTATGAAGGTAAAGCGGATTGGGATATAATAAGGCAAGTAAAAGAAGCAGTAAAAGTTCCCGTAATAGGAAATGGTGATGTATTTTCTGTAGAGGCGGCTAAGAAAATAGTGGAGCAAACAAAATGCGACGGCATCATGGTAGCCAGAGGGGCTCAAGGAAATCCATGGCTTTTCAAGCAGATTAATCAAGCACTAAAGGGGGAAGAGGTAATCTACCCAACTGATGATGAAGTTATAGATATGTGTATAAGACACTTAAAACTAGCTATTCATTATTATGGAGAAGCAAGAGCAGTCAGAGAAATGAGAAAACATATTTCTTGGTACATCAAAGGTATGAAAAACTGCACAGATGTAAAAAATCTAATTAACACAGAAAAAAGTATAGAAGGTGTGTACAGAATACTTTACGATTATAAAGAGATTCTTAAGCAATAA
- the lysS gene encoding lysine--tRNA ligase, with protein sequence MRIRRQKLADLQTAGKDPFDVYKVNRTHTSKEIKDNFEALENQTVTVAGRLMSKRVQGKAGFSHIQDRYGRLQIYIKIDDVGEENLKEFKTFDLGDWISVTGFVFKTKTGETSVHVKEFQLISKSLKPLPDKWHGLKDPDLRYRQREVDLIMNEDVRETFIKRTQIIRYVREFLDNRGYLEAETPILSPIAGGAAARPFTTHHNALDIDMYLRIATELYLKRLIVGGFEKVYDMGKNFRNEGIDIRHNPEFTMIELYEAYADYNDMMELMENLVAYVCQKVNGTTKVMYQGTEIDLTPPWRRISMVDAVKEYAGIDFSAVKTDEEAQAIAKEKHLEFKKEIKDCTKADVLNGLFEEFAEHHFIQPTFLIDYPVEISPLTKKKRGNADFTERFEGFIYGREVCNAYSELNDPIVQRDRFEQQAKERELGDDEAYMIDEEFMSALETGMPPTGGLGIGIDRIVMFLTDAVSIRDVLLFPTMKPNQQ encoded by the coding sequence ATTAGAATCAGAAGACAAAAACTCGCAGATTTACAGACAGCAGGCAAGGACCCATTTGATGTTTATAAGGTGAACAGGACACATACTTCAAAAGAAATCAAGGACAACTTTGAAGCTCTTGAGAATCAAACCGTTACAGTTGCAGGAAGACTTATGTCCAAAAGAGTTCAGGGTAAGGCTGGTTTCTCACATATTCAGGATAGATATGGAAGACTTCAAATATACATAAAAATTGACGATGTTGGAGAAGAAAACCTTAAGGAATTTAAGACTTTTGACTTAGGAGACTGGATAAGTGTTACTGGTTTTGTATTCAAAACAAAGACAGGAGAAACTTCTGTACACGTTAAAGAATTCCAGCTTATATCAAAGTCTTTAAAACCACTTCCAGACAAGTGGCATGGACTTAAGGATCCAGATTTAAGATATAGACAAAGAGAAGTTGACCTTATAATGAACGAAGATGTAAGGGAAACTTTTATAAAGAGAACTCAGATAATAAGATATGTTAGAGAGTTTCTTGACAACAGAGGCTATCTTGAGGCTGAAACTCCAATACTTTCACCAATAGCAGGCGGAGCAGCTGCAAGACCTTTCACAACTCACCACAATGCTCTTGATATAGATATGTATCTAAGAATAGCTACAGAGCTATATTTAAAGAGACTTATAGTTGGCGGTTTTGAAAAAGTTTATGACATGGGCAAGAACTTCAGAAACGAAGGTATTGATATAAGACACAACCCGGAGTTCACTATGATAGAGTTATACGAAGCTTATGCTGACTACAACGATATGATGGAGCTTATGGAAAACCTAGTTGCTTACGTTTGCCAAAAGGTAAACGGAACTACAAAGGTTATGTATCAAGGAACTGAAATAGACTTAACTCCACCATGGAGAAGAATATCAATGGTAGATGCAGTTAAGGAATATGCTGGAATAGACTTTAGTGCAGTTAAGACTGATGAAGAAGCTCAAGCCATAGCTAAGGAAAAGCATCTTGAATTCAAGAAGGAAATAAAGGATTGTACAAAGGCGGATGTATTAAATGGCTTATTTGAAGAATTTGCTGAGCATCACTTTATACAACCAACCTTCCTTATAGATTACCCTGTAGAAATTTCTCCTTTAACTAAAAAGAAGAGAGGAAATGCAGACTTTACTGAAAGATTCGAAGGTTTTATCTATGGAAGAGAAGTATGTAATGCTTACTCAGAGCTTAACGATCCGATAGTTCAGAGAGACAGGTTCGAGCAGCAGGCTAAGGAAAGAGAGCTTGGTGACGACGAAGCTTACATGATTGATGAGGAATTTATGAGCGCTCTTGAAACAGGTATGCCTCCAACAGGCGGACTTGGAATAGGTATAGATAGAATAGTAATGTTCTTAACTGATGCTGTATCTATTAGAGACGTACTATTATTCCCAACAATGAAACCAAATCAACAATAG